The Candidatus Rhabdochlamydia sp. T3358 genome has a window encoding:
- the mgtE gene encoding magnesium transporter, with protein MVLLTEEQKDSNGLTESKTSHLHDVLRKKLELAFHKQTSTVVVHDIIKIVAEHSAIDLAYAASELPPRARPVIYENLSNSNDKIAFLINTDSSTRSAVLHHISDEEIKNVLEEMAPDEGVEILEDIPERRFRRVMEILEPAKAAKIREIKKHQRNTAGRLMTNEFFSFTMDVKVEEAASYIRDNPGIDLTRQIFIVNQEGVLQGYVPARNLIVNAPHLPLKQVMRPVLHKVTADASREEVVEIVERYKSTALTVVDSNNRLVGVITNEDVLDAIADIADETIANMAGTAEKFSEHEPFIKRFLSRAPWLIVTLCAGLINVGVMSSFQRYDGGILTFVMFFVPLITGMSGNIGIQCSTILVRSMAIGLISVTNRTEAILKELLIGITAGTTFGLLCGVSVYALDFVGVSGSGFTPVAVGIMVGIGLMGACIGSTALGVFSPLFFARIGIDPAVASGPIVTALNDFLSMSIYFLIAIGLSSLFF; from the coding sequence CTCTAATGGCTTAACAGAATCTAAAACTTCCCATTTACACGATGTTCTACGAAAAAAGCTTGAGCTTGCTTTTCACAAACAAACCTCTACAGTTGTTGTTCATGATATTATAAAAATAGTGGCAGAACATTCTGCTATTGACCTAGCTTATGCTGCTTCAGAACTTCCCCCACGTGCCAGACCTGTGATTTACGAGAACTTATCCAATAGCAATGACAAAATTGCTTTTTTGATTAATACAGATAGTAGCACAAGATCTGCTGTATTACATCATATCAGCGATGAAGAAATAAAGAATGTTTTAGAAGAAATGGCTCCTGATGAAGGGGTCGAGATCTTAGAGGATATTCCTGAAAGGCGTTTTAGACGAGTGATGGAAATCTTAGAACCCGCAAAAGCTGCAAAGATTCGAGAGATTAAGAAACACCAGCGCAATACGGCTGGACGTTTAATGACAAATGAATTTTTTTCTTTTACAATGGATGTGAAAGTAGAAGAAGCTGCATCTTATATTAGAGATAATCCAGGGATTGATTTAACAAGGCAAATTTTTATTGTTAATCAAGAGGGAGTATTGCAGGGATATGTCCCTGCAAGAAATTTGATTGTAAATGCACCGCATCTACCGCTTAAACAAGTTATGCGTCCTGTTTTACACAAAGTAACAGCCGATGCCTCCCGTGAAGAAGTGGTGGAAATTGTTGAAAGATATAAAAGCACTGCCTTAACAGTTGTAGATAGCAATAATCGATTAGTCGGTGTGATTACTAATGAAGATGTCCTTGATGCTATAGCCGATATTGCTGATGAAACAATTGCAAATATGGCAGGTACTGCGGAAAAATTTAGTGAACACGAACCTTTTATAAAAAGATTTTTATCCCGAGCTCCTTGGCTAATTGTAACTCTCTGTGCCGGTTTAATCAACGTGGGGGTAATGTCCTCTTTTCAAAGATATGATGGAGGGATTTTAACCTTTGTGATGTTTTTTGTGCCTTTGATTACAGGTATGTCTGGTAACATAGGTATTCAATGTAGTACAATCCTTGTAAGAAGTATGGCAATTGGATTAATTTCAGTGACCAATCGTACAGAAGCTATCTTAAAAGAATTGCTTATCGGAATAACTGCTGGTACAACTTTTGGATTGCTATGTGGGGTTTCTGTATATGCGCTTGATTTTGTAGGAGTTTCTGGATCTGGGTTTACTCCTGTGGCTGTTGGAATTATGGTTGGTATAGGATTAATGGGGGCTTGTATTGGAAGTACTGCTTTAGGTGTATTTTCTCCTTTATTTTTTGCGCGGATCGGAATAGATCCTGCTGTAGCATCAGGGCCTATTGTTACAGCTCTAAATGATTTTTTATCCATGTCTATTTATTTTTTAATAGCCATTGGTTTAAGTTCATTATTTTTTTGA
- a CDS encoding DUF721 domain-containing protein, with translation MRKDSRLTNKLLVNLLPKMLERIAAMQKDRPDLILSAWQEIIGKDLAVMAQAIGFEKGILMVKVSNSTLYSLLAQHEKKRLLQMLRKKFPSIDIKTIHFRIG, from the coding sequence ATGAGAAAAGATAGCCGTTTAACAAATAAGTTGCTTGTAAACCTTTTGCCTAAAATGCTTGAGCGGATTGCTGCCATGCAAAAAGATCGGCCAGATTTAATTCTGTCGGCATGGCAGGAAATTATCGGGAAGGATCTTGCTGTTATGGCTCAAGCAATAGGCTTTGAAAAAGGGATTTTAATGGTAAAGGTTAGTAATTCTACTTTATATAGCTTACTTGCCCAACATGAAAAAAAACGTTTACTGCAAATGTTGCGTAAAAAATTTCCCTCTATTGATATAAAAACAATTCATTTTCGTATCGGTTAA
- the gyrB gene encoding DNA topoisomerase (ATP-hydrolyzing) subunit B has translation MTKEEQYDASSITVLEGLQAVRERPSMYVGDTQTNGLHQLVYEVVDNSVDEALAGHCSEISIFIHKDNSVTVQDNGRGIPVGRHAQESKKQGRDVSAIEVVMTILHAGGKFDKNTYKVSGGLHGVGVSCVNALSEICDVEVRQNGKVYFIQFSKGKVVHPLKQIGESKEHGTKVTFKPDATIFTVLVFDHDLLLKRFRELAFLNKGLTIRFRDERQADSQELVFCYEGGVKSFVEYLNENKTPIFPKPIYIYGSKEGVDGMVDFEVAMQWNTTYSENVYSYVNNISTRMGGTHVSGFSTALTRVLNQYIKTHNLLKSDKMTVQGDDMREGLTAVLSVKVPNPQFEGQTKQKLGNNEVGSLVQQITGEHLAVFLEENPVIARMIVEKAILAAQARDAARRARELTLRKSALDTARLPGKLTDCQERDPALCELFIVEGDSAGGSAKTGRDRRFQAILPIRGKILNVEKARLEKVLQNQEVGAMIAAFGCGIGQGNFNLEKLRYHKIIIMTDADVDGSHIRTLLLTFFYRHMPALIENGFVYIAQPPLFKVTRKKTSRYIHSEKDMDEYLLKLGLGDIQIQLVGHSDTLSKELLEDLVKLIRDVEVFILSIEKKSIPFREFLQAKDETGRLPRFQVKLGEEEKLIYSEEEFVEVKLSHETLQRSKHAETLASIPIEEQTVEMQTFRVKGMPFVELYEKKTIDSLKTRLSQFNFTLDQYVIADGKLFDIIDEEGKYHPMYTLKEGIDFLRQNGRKGIEIQRYKGLGEMNADQLCDTTMDPQKRTLLHVTLPDAIAADHTFTMLMGEEVPPRRRFIEQHALSVKNLDI, from the coding sequence ATGACCAAAGAAGAACAATATGATGCTAGTTCCATTACCGTCCTAGAAGGATTGCAAGCGGTAAGAGAGCGTCCCAGCATGTATGTCGGTGATACACAAACCAATGGGTTGCATCAGCTTGTTTACGAAGTAGTAGATAATAGCGTTGATGAGGCTTTAGCTGGTCATTGCAGTGAAATTTCTATTTTCATTCATAAGGATAATTCCGTAACAGTTCAAGATAATGGAAGAGGAATTCCTGTTGGACGTCATGCTCAAGAATCAAAAAAACAGGGTCGGGACGTTTCTGCAATTGAAGTAGTTATGACCATTTTGCATGCAGGTGGTAAGTTTGATAAAAATACCTATAAGGTTTCAGGTGGACTTCATGGAGTAGGGGTTTCTTGTGTCAATGCTTTATCTGAGATATGTGATGTTGAGGTGCGTCAAAATGGCAAGGTTTATTTCATTCAATTTTCCAAAGGCAAGGTGGTTCACCCTCTCAAGCAGATAGGGGAGAGCAAAGAACACGGTACAAAGGTCACTTTTAAACCTGATGCAACCATTTTTACCGTATTGGTCTTCGACCATGATTTACTATTAAAGCGCTTTCGTGAGTTAGCTTTTTTAAACAAAGGGTTAACCATTCGTTTTCGTGATGAAAGACAAGCAGATTCGCAAGAGCTGGTTTTTTGTTATGAAGGGGGAGTTAAATCTTTTGTAGAATACTTGAATGAAAATAAAACGCCTATTTTCCCAAAACCGATTTACATCTATGGATCAAAAGAGGGTGTAGATGGAATGGTAGACTTTGAAGTTGCCATGCAATGGAATACCACCTATTCAGAGAATGTGTATTCCTATGTAAATAATATATCAACGCGTATGGGAGGAACACATGTTAGTGGATTTTCTACAGCTTTAACACGTGTTTTAAACCAATATATTAAGACTCATAATCTGTTGAAAAGCGATAAGATGACGGTCCAGGGCGATGATATGAGAGAGGGGCTCACTGCTGTTTTATCTGTAAAGGTACCCAATCCTCAATTTGAAGGACAAACCAAACAAAAGCTAGGCAACAATGAAGTAGGCTCGCTTGTGCAACAGATTACAGGGGAGCACTTGGCGGTATTTTTAGAAGAGAATCCAGTCATTGCTCGCATGATTGTAGAAAAAGCTATTCTTGCAGCTCAAGCTAGAGATGCTGCTCGAAGGGCAAGGGAATTAACCCTGCGCAAAAGCGCATTAGATACAGCAAGGCTGCCTGGAAAATTAACCGATTGCCAAGAAAGAGATCCCGCGCTTTGTGAACTGTTTATTGTAGAAGGGGATTCAGCAGGAGGATCAGCAAAAACAGGCCGCGATCGTAGATTCCAAGCCATTCTTCCCATTCGTGGAAAAATCCTTAATGTGGAAAAAGCACGTTTGGAAAAAGTTTTGCAGAATCAAGAAGTAGGTGCAATGATTGCAGCATTTGGTTGTGGAATTGGACAAGGTAATTTTAATCTGGAAAAATTGCGCTATCATAAGATTATCATTATGACGGATGCTGATGTTGACGGTTCTCACATTCGTACTCTATTGCTAACCTTTTTCTATCGCCACATGCCAGCTTTAATCGAAAATGGTTTTGTGTATATCGCACAACCTCCTTTATTTAAAGTTACACGCAAAAAAACGAGCCGATATATTCACAGTGAAAAAGATATGGATGAGTACCTGTTAAAACTAGGTCTTGGCGATATTCAAATCCAGTTAGTAGGCCATAGCGATACACTATCTAAAGAGCTGCTTGAAGATTTGGTAAAACTCATTCGGGATGTAGAGGTATTTATCCTCTCTATTGAGAAAAAAAGCATTCCTTTTCGTGAATTTTTACAAGCTAAAGATGAAACAGGTAGACTTCCTCGTTTCCAGGTAAAATTAGGAGAGGAAGAGAAGTTGATTTACTCAGAAGAGGAATTTGTAGAAGTAAAACTATCACATGAGACTCTGCAAAGATCTAAACATGCTGAAACGCTAGCCTCTATCCCTATTGAAGAGCAAACGGTGGAAATGCAAACATTTCGTGTCAAAGGAATGCCTTTTGTAGAGCTATATGAAAAGAAGACTATTGATTCTTTGAAGACGCGCCTTTCACAGTTTAATTTTACACTTGATCAATATGTTATTGCTGACGGTAAGTTATTTGATATTATCGATGAAGAGGGCAAATACCATCCTATGTATACTTTGAAAGAAGGAATTGATTTTTTACGACAGAATGGACGTAAAGGAATCGAAATCCAACGGTATAAAGGATTAGGGGAAATGAATGCAGATCAGCTTTGTGATACGACAATGGATCCTCAAAAGCGCACTCTTCTTCATGTAACACTTCCCGATGCTATTGCAGCTGATCATACATTTACTATGCTTATGGGAGAAGAAGTTCCTCCTAGACGCAGGTTTATTGAGCAACATGCCCTATCAGTTAAGAATTTGGATATCTAA